In Treponema denticola, one genomic interval encodes:
- a CDS encoding PTS sugar transporter subunit IIA — protein MEFKDALKPDSVDLKDVITPETINLHLKGTTKEAIIDELLDTLVKAGKVKDKLATKACVLDRERKMSTGMKHGIAIPHGKTDSVSDLVACIGIADNPVDFDSLDQEPARIFIMTLSPLDKTGPHLQFLAQISLLFKSAEKREELLRAANEKAVIKLLMESDED, from the coding sequence ATGGAATTTAAAGATGCATTAAAACCCGATTCTGTAGATTTAAAGGATGTTATAACTCCTGAAACCATTAATCTGCACTTAAAAGGGACTACAAAAGAAGCTATTATTGATGAGTTACTTGATACGCTTGTAAAAGCCGGAAAAGTAAAGGACAAGCTCGCAACCAAGGCTTGCGTTTTGGATAGGGAGCGTAAGATGTCCACAGGTATGAAGCACGGTATAGCTATTCCGCATGGAAAGACAGATTCTGTAAGCGATCTTGTTGCCTGTATAGGTATTGCAGATAATCCCGTAGACTTTGACTCTTTGGATCAAGAACCTGCCCGTATTTTTATTATGACACTATCGCCTCTCGATAAGACAGGCCCGCATTTACAATTTCTTGCACAGATAAGCCTATTATTCAAGAGTGCAGAAAAACGGGAAGAACTTTTAAGAGCTGCAAACGAAAAAGCTGTCATAAAGCTTTTAATGGAAAGCGACGAGGACTAA
- a CDS encoding DUF5312 family protein — translation MSSESPEAIKKRKLKDISKQIGKTRYGKWYKSNSQEVLPQAAQFFYGIYKVVGSARPLLAGAASSKVLKNITVENALSDKQKKLLENLSEEAIISRSKDTNAESLAETIKKELKTFIGELDSNQTQKIDLIYQHLEAFIHFVLFDYYFLLRKFDSSFIENNFNYTPNFQTIRGEYIAEDLKDFAAVFYQLSIDADWNIIFDIIKTYKNIQPVHAGQWKKLLASLNDLRRSRALEYIIQHITEDIIYTVETTPFTEKVMDTYVSQIKTNTQNVINKLIEEQKSSKVAVLISRIFGSQVISGMKNYTIDANKAFSKRGLPGYIYAEEMSYLKSFLMEYVKADIRTLCDLFLVRGNWGSFAGTTADFSNSFHAIIQVASKTVEFDEKLSEASDIGVKFRTLLSRMEREKEAGRQAAKLLNDVNETALKLINISLKHIIVIGNNFKTIIADYDRPRRELIQNWKEIEQHSERPVREWLVEAYKRIYDFIMLMQLFIKKE, via the coding sequence ATGTCTTCTGAGAGCCCTGAAGCTATAAAAAAGCGGAAATTGAAGGATATTTCAAAGCAAATAGGAAAAACGAGATACGGCAAATGGTATAAATCGAACTCTCAAGAAGTCCTGCCTCAAGCAGCGCAATTTTTTTACGGTATATACAAGGTTGTCGGTTCTGCACGGCCTCTTTTAGCCGGAGCCGCTTCTTCAAAGGTTTTAAAAAATATTACCGTAGAAAACGCTCTTTCCGATAAACAAAAAAAATTGCTTGAAAACCTTTCTGAAGAAGCAATTATAAGCCGGTCTAAAGATACAAATGCCGAGTCACTTGCAGAAACTATTAAGAAAGAACTAAAGACATTTATAGGAGAACTTGATTCCAATCAAACACAAAAGATAGATTTAATTTACCAACATCTTGAGGCCTTTATTCACTTTGTACTTTTCGATTATTATTTTTTACTCCGCAAATTCGATTCAAGCTTTATCGAGAATAACTTTAACTATACACCCAATTTTCAAACAATCAGAGGAGAGTATATTGCAGAGGATTTAAAGGATTTTGCAGCCGTTTTTTATCAGCTTAGCATTGATGCGGATTGGAATATAATATTTGACATAATAAAAACTTATAAAAACATTCAGCCTGTTCATGCAGGCCAATGGAAGAAGCTTTTAGCTTCCTTAAACGACCTCCGCCGTTCACGGGCTCTCGAATATATAATCCAGCACATTACCGAGGATATAATTTATACGGTTGAAACCACTCCCTTTACCGAAAAAGTAATGGACACCTATGTTTCTCAAATTAAAACAAATACACAAAATGTTATAAACAAGCTCATAGAAGAACAAAAATCTTCAAAGGTTGCGGTTTTAATAAGCAGAATTTTCGGAAGCCAAGTTATTTCCGGAATGAAAAACTATACCATTGATGCAAACAAGGCCTTTTCAAAAAGAGGCTTGCCGGGATATATTTATGCTGAAGAAATGAGCTACTTAAAATCTTTTTTAATGGAATATGTAAAAGCGGATATCAGAACTCTTTGTGATCTGTTTTTAGTAAGAGGAAATTGGGGCAGCTTTGCAGGCACTACAGCAGACTTTTCAAACAGTTTTCATGCTATTATCCAGGTTGCATCCAAAACCGTAGAATTTGATGAAAAACTTTCAGAAGCATCGGACATAGGAGTAAAATTTAGGACTCTTCTTTCCAGAATGGAAAGAGAAAAGGAAGCCGGACGGCAAGCGGCAAAGCTTTTAAACGATGTAAACGAAACCGCTCTTAAACTTATAAACATTTCATTAAAACATATAATAGTCATAGGCAACAACTTTAAGACAATCATTGCCGATTATGACAGGCCCCGACGCGAATTAATCCAAAACTGGAAAGAAATTGAGCAGCATTCGGAAAGACCTGTAAGAGAATGGCTGGTTGAAGCCTATAAAAGAATCTACGATTTTATAATGTTAATGCAGCTTTTTATAAAAAAAGAATAA
- a CDS encoding ATP-dependent 6-phosphofructokinase has protein sequence MKKTDFSISTLGECKIQSPIMLSETHGDLIANYVTDNEFIRYNLDASLGETGEPLTHADLIEKAGPRQKIYFSPNYVHAAIATCGGLCPGINDVIRAIVRCLWTRYGVRRISGIKFGYKGFISEYGFSPIPLTPEAVNGIHKTGGSFLGTSRGGGTRVTEIVDGIEQMNINMVFFIGGDGTQKGALEVSKEIERRKLKISVIGIPKTIDNDLSFIQKSFGFDTAIAKATESVAAANMEASSQINGIGLVKLMGRESGFIATHTAIACHEAHFVLIPEVRFELGGENGFLKLLEKKLIENGYALIVAAEGAGQHLMNIEEGTDASGNKKLADIGLFLKKEITDYFEKIGMHINLKYIDPSYQIRSSIAAPIDSVYCERLGNNAVHAAMAGKTRTLIGLVNNKFVHLPIEQIVSERKYVNPESSLWRDALDATGQPTTMM, from the coding sequence ATGAAAAAAACGGACTTTTCCATTTCTACATTAGGAGAATGTAAAATACAGTCTCCTATTATGCTATCGGAAACACACGGAGATCTGATTGCAAACTATGTTACCGATAACGAATTTATAAGGTATAATTTGGATGCCTCCTTGGGTGAAACCGGAGAGCCTCTAACCCACGCCGACCTTATCGAAAAGGCCGGCCCCCGCCAAAAAATATATTTTAGTCCCAACTATGTACATGCTGCAATTGCTACCTGCGGAGGGTTATGCCCCGGCATAAATGACGTTATAAGGGCTATAGTCCGCTGTCTTTGGACACGGTACGGTGTCCGCCGAATCAGCGGAATAAAATTCGGGTATAAGGGATTTATTTCCGAATATGGGTTTTCTCCCATTCCTTTAACTCCTGAAGCAGTAAACGGAATCCATAAAACGGGAGGCTCTTTTTTGGGCACTTCGCGAGGCGGAGGTACAAGGGTAACCGAAATAGTAGACGGAATCGAGCAGATGAATATCAATATGGTGTTTTTTATCGGCGGTGACGGTACGCAAAAAGGCGCCCTCGAAGTTTCAAAAGAAATTGAAAGACGTAAATTAAAAATTTCGGTAATAGGTATTCCCAAAACCATAGATAATGACCTTTCTTTTATACAAAAATCTTTCGGATTCGATACGGCTATTGCAAAGGCTACTGAATCGGTGGCGGCAGCCAATATGGAGGCCAGTTCGCAAATCAACGGTATAGGCTTGGTAAAGCTCATGGGAAGGGAGTCAGGCTTTATCGCAACCCATACGGCCATTGCCTGCCATGAGGCTCACTTTGTTCTTATACCCGAAGTCCGCTTTGAATTGGGCGGTGAAAACGGCTTTTTAAAGCTTTTAGAAAAAAAGCTTATTGAAAACGGTTATGCCCTCATCGTTGCAGCCGAAGGAGCCGGTCAGCATTTAATGAATATTGAAGAAGGAACGGATGCTTCAGGAAATAAAAAACTTGCGGATATAGGTTTGTTTTTAAAGAAAGAAATAACCGATTATTTTGAAAAGATAGGTATGCACATAAACCTAAAATACATAGATCCCAGTTATCAGATTCGCTCTTCAATTGCTGCCCCTATAGACTCGGTTTATTGCGAGCGCTTAGGAAACAATGCGGTTCATGCTGCTATGGCAGGGAAGACTCGAACCCTTATCGGGCTTGTCAACAATAAATTTGTTCACCTGCCGATTGAACAAATAGTCTCGGAAAGAAAATATGTCAACCCTGAAAGCTCCTTATGGCGGGATGCTTTAGATGCTACGGGTCAGCCCACGACAATGATGTAA
- a CDS encoding DUF192 domain-containing protein — protein sequence MIFKKGLILVFMLCFFASCSSQNKMETEDIFIEKISNEETEETNEEAKTEESVKKNIEKISVELAITPAQQQRGFMERKLIPEGTGMIFLYKEDTKLRFWMKNTPHPLSIAFIDSSGIIKEIYDMTPYSLETVESTYSVRYALEVPQGMFKRMDIKEGDKLTQETIYLLKRKIK from the coding sequence ATGATTTTTAAAAAGGGCTTAATCTTAGTTTTTATGCTTTGTTTTTTTGCTTCGTGTTCTTCTCAAAATAAAATGGAAACTGAAGATATTTTTATAGAAAAAATCTCAAATGAAGAGACAGAAGAAACAAATGAAGAAGCAAAAACCGAAGAATCCGTTAAGAAAAATATCGAAAAAATAAGTGTGGAACTTGCAATTACGCCTGCTCAGCAACAAAGAGGCTTTATGGAGCGGAAGCTTATCCCTGAAGGCACAGGAATGATTTTTTTATATAAGGAAGATACTAAGTTAAGATTTTGGATGAAGAATACGCCTCACCCTCTTTCAATTGCTTTTATTGACAGCTCCGGTATAATTAAAGAAATATACGATATGACGCCTTATAGTCTGGAAACAGTTGAAAGTACTTATTCAGTACGCTATGCTCTTGAAGTTCCACAAGGAATGTTTAAAAGAATGGATATAAAAGAAGGCGATAAATTGACGCAGGAAACGATTTATCTTTTGAAGAGAAAGATTAAATAA
- a CDS encoding Crp/Fnr family transcriptional regulator, whose amino-acid sequence MLQLSFLNFKKGSYILIEGKSDTDHFYIIQSGKVQVAKEDEVVVEEGGNVLGPGDFLGVVSCMSGHNQIETAIALTDALLISVPYDQFPHLIEKNTSVAMKIIYSFPKKMRYLDEALTRITLKRNVVTSISHLFTIGEYYLRMSKFDLALYAYYHYLKAQPKGEFADAAQKRVMAIKAMGVKLPMEVLEPPTNQMIRLYDKEHMVFCECQSGTELYIIQKGHVKITKILDNNEVLLAVLKEGDMFGEMALLENKPRSASAIVTDEGCQLLAVNRQNFNQMVATQPQLIARLTTTFADRIWAMYKQLANTLIKDHVEKMYDMLAIQLEKSRIKPVKGKYHTFNFGPVELANMCGIPKEEVSEAVTRFLKQPIVRCDGSKISITDELELSKQAAYFKKMQEIEKSRMNARAKSGGYW is encoded by the coding sequence TTGTTACAGCTATCGTTTTTGAATTTTAAAAAAGGCTCATATATTCTTATAGAGGGAAAGTCGGATACCGATCATTTTTATATTATACAAAGCGGAAAGGTGCAGGTTGCAAAAGAGGATGAGGTTGTAGTTGAGGAAGGCGGTAATGTCCTTGGCCCGGGTGATTTTTTAGGTGTTGTTTCCTGTATGTCGGGTCACAATCAAATTGAAACCGCGATAGCCTTAACCGATGCTCTTTTAATTTCCGTTCCCTATGATCAGTTCCCCCACTTAATAGAAAAAAATACCTCTGTTGCAATGAAGATTATCTATTCTTTTCCAAAAAAGATGCGTTATTTGGATGAGGCCCTAACCCGTATTACCTTAAAAAGGAATGTTGTAACGAGTATATCGCACCTTTTTACAATAGGCGAATATTATTTGAGGATGTCAAAGTTTGATTTAGCCCTCTATGCATATTATCATTATTTGAAGGCTCAGCCCAAGGGTGAATTTGCCGATGCGGCTCAAAAAAGAGTTATGGCTATTAAGGCGATGGGGGTAAAGCTTCCTATGGAAGTGCTTGAACCTCCTACAAATCAAATGATAAGGCTCTATGACAAAGAGCATATGGTTTTTTGTGAGTGCCAATCCGGAACCGAGCTCTATATTATTCAAAAAGGCCATGTAAAAATAACAAAGATTTTGGATAATAATGAAGTGCTTTTAGCTGTCTTAAAAGAGGGCGATATGTTCGGCGAAATGGCCCTTTTGGAAAATAAACCCCGATCTGCCAGTGCAATCGTTACCGACGAAGGATGTCAGCTTTTAGCTGTAAACCGGCAAAACTTTAACCAAATGGTTGCTACTCAGCCCCAGCTGATTGCCCGTCTTACAACTACCTTTGCAGATAGAATTTGGGCAATGTACAAGCAGCTTGCAAATACCCTTATAAAAGACCATGTCGAAAAAATGTATGATATGCTTGCTATTCAGCTTGAAAAATCCAGAATTAAACCCGTAAAGGGTAAGTATCATACCTTTAACTTCGGTCCTGTCGAGCTGGCAAATATGTGCGGTATACCTAAAGAGGAAGTATCCGAAGCAGTTACAAGATTTTTAAAGCAGCCCATAGTAAGATGTGACGGATCTAAAATTTCCATAACGGACGAGCTGGAGCTTTCAAAGCAGGCCGCCTACTTTAAGAAGATGCAGGAAATTGAAAAATCCCGTATGAATGCCCGTGCAAAGAGCGGCGGATATTGGTAG
- a CDS encoding M20 family metallo-hydrolase, with amino-acid sequence MSTFKKITDFIESKTEDIIGLERLLTSIPAMAPESDGDGELKKCEALEKYLKEAGFSNFERLDAPDERVSSKIRPNLIVTIPGKNDKERLWIMSHLDVVPPGDISKWESDPWTVIEKDGKLIGRGVEDNQQGLVSSVFAALAFIKLGITPEHTIKLLFVADEEVGSQYGIIYLLNKHNLFTNDDLILVPDGGDPKGETIEIAEKTSLWLKVITKGVQTHASMPNTGKNAFVAACDLALSLNGLENHFNKKDDLFSPNYSTFQPTKKEANVPNVNTIPGDDVFYVDCRILPSYDVNEVLKEMQKRASEVEKKYGVGVKFEYDEPEASPATPKDAKIVSLLSSAVKKVKGIETSTIGIGGGTVAACLRSKGFNAVVWSSLDDSCHQPNEYAFIKNIVSDAKVMAAMMFGVKNI; translated from the coding sequence ATGAGTACCTTTAAAAAAATTACCGATTTTATTGAATCCAAAACAGAAGATATTATAGGATTGGAAAGGCTTTTAACCTCCATTCCAGCTATGGCTCCGGAATCCGATGGGGACGGAGAATTAAAAAAATGTGAAGCCCTGGAAAAATACTTAAAAGAAGCGGGTTTTAGCAATTTTGAACGCTTAGATGCCCCTGATGAGAGGGTTTCTTCAAAAATACGCCCTAATCTGATTGTTACCATTCCCGGAAAAAACGATAAGGAAAGGCTCTGGATTATGAGCCATCTGGATGTAGTTCCTCCGGGCGACATATCCAAATGGGAAAGCGATCCTTGGACTGTAATTGAAAAGGACGGAAAACTTATAGGCCGAGGAGTTGAAGACAACCAGCAGGGCCTTGTTTCTTCGGTTTTTGCAGCCTTGGCTTTTATCAAATTGGGAATCACCCCTGAACATACTATTAAGCTTTTATTTGTTGCCGATGAAGAAGTCGGCTCCCAATACGGTATAATTTACCTCCTCAATAAGCACAATCTTTTTACAAATGACGATTTGATTCTTGTACCCGATGGAGGCGACCCTAAGGGAGAAACTATAGAAATAGCCGAAAAAACCAGCCTTTGGCTCAAGGTTATCACAAAGGGAGTCCAAACCCATGCTTCAATGCCGAACACGGGTAAAAACGCCTTTGTTGCAGCCTGCGACCTTGCCCTCAGCTTAAACGGCTTGGAAAATCATTTTAACAAAAAAGACGATTTATTTTCGCCTAATTATTCAACCTTTCAGCCGACTAAAAAAGAAGCCAATGTACCGAACGTAAACACAATTCCGGGAGATGATGTTTTTTATGTAGACTGCCGGATTCTTCCTTCTTACGATGTAAATGAAGTCTTAAAAGAAATGCAAAAGAGAGCTTCAGAGGTTGAAAAAAAGTACGGAGTGGGTGTCAAGTTTGAATATGATGAACCTGAGGCTTCCCCTGCAACACCTAAGGATGCGAAGATTGTAAGCCTTCTTTCATCTGCCGTAAAAAAGGTAAAAGGAATTGAAACCTCTACAATAGGAATAGGAGGCGGAACGGTCGCTGCCTGTCTGCGCTCTAAGGGCTTTAATGCCGTTGTTTGGAGCTCCCTTGATGACAGCTGCCATCAGCCCAACGAATATGCTTTTATAAAGAATATCGTAAGCGATGCAAAGGTTATGGCAGCTATGATGTTCGGTGTCAAAAATATTTAA
- a CDS encoding KamA family radical SAM protein: MSKKNWREFSAAETADFEQPVLISSAFQKLIEESEPEDSKALRLQVEPSACEKTVCSYETADPLGEQKYCITPYLVHQYENRVLLITTGKCLSYCRYCFRRGLTARSQDFIGEKELKEVTDYIKKMPQVTEILVSGGDPLSGGFKKLERVLKKLRAVKDDLLIRLCTRAPIFAPELFTEDLLNLLKKTKPLWLIPHINHPAELGREQTNALNACIEAGIPIQSQTVLLKGVNDNEKTLVKLFHKLTCMGIKPGYLFQLDPAAGTSHFRVPLKEALELWERVEPKLSGLSRPQFAADLPEGGGKFSLSALIYSKKIIDQKEN, translated from the coding sequence ATGAGCAAAAAAAACTGGAGGGAATTTTCGGCCGCTGAAACAGCAGATTTTGAGCAGCCCGTCTTAATTTCCTCCGCTTTTCAAAAACTGATAGAAGAATCAGAACCCGAAGACTCAAAGGCCCTCCGCCTCCAAGTTGAGCCTTCAGCCTGCGAAAAAACCGTATGCTCTTACGAAACAGCCGACCCTCTCGGCGAGCAAAAATACTGTATCACCCCCTATCTTGTTCATCAATACGAAAACAGGGTGCTTCTTATAACGACAGGGAAGTGCCTTTCATATTGCCGTTATTGCTTTAGGCGAGGCCTCACTGCCCGATCTCAAGATTTCATCGGAGAGAAAGAATTAAAGGAAGTTACGGACTACATCAAAAAGATGCCTCAAGTTACGGAAATCCTTGTCTCAGGCGGAGATCCTTTAAGCGGAGGTTTTAAAAAGCTGGAAAGGGTATTAAAAAAACTAAGAGCCGTAAAAGATGACCTTTTGATAAGGCTTTGTACCCGAGCCCCTATTTTTGCACCCGAACTTTTTACGGAAGACCTTTTGAACCTGCTAAAAAAAACAAAACCACTATGGCTCATTCCTCATATAAACCATCCTGCGGAGCTTGGAAGAGAGCAAACAAATGCCTTAAATGCCTGCATTGAAGCCGGTATACCCATTCAAAGTCAAACGGTTCTTCTAAAAGGTGTAAACGATAATGAAAAAACTTTGGTTAAGCTTTTTCATAAGCTTACCTGCATGGGCATAAAACCGGGCTATCTTTTTCAGCTGGATCCTGCAGCCGGAACCTCCCATTTCCGTGTTCCCTTAAAAGAGGCCTTAGAGCTTTGGGAAAGAGTAGAACCGAAACTTTCAGGTCTATCCCGCCCTCAGTTTGCGGCGGACCTTCCGGAAGGAGGAGGAAAATTTTCTCTTTCAGCTCTTATTTATTCCAAAAAAATCATCGATCAAAAAGAGAATTAA
- a CDS encoding sigma-70 family RNA polymerase sigma factor, whose product MTENLLLQYIKDSKQYPLLSAEQEAELADEVKKGNAEAVETLITSNLRLVIKMAKKFSSNENQILELIQEGNMGLMKAASKFSKSFKVRFSSYAAWWIKQSFIRYLNSSDKVIKLPVRKEALIRQVHKEEENYRIKYGISPSYSQLAEIMKEKVDIIAQIKSFNYTDICSLDDPVDNERSANLYDFIPCNTYNPEEEFIDNEFKEKLNKCLEILNDREKDVLRNRYGLDGTMTSATFAVLGKKYSISAESIRQTQLRAIKKLRADTNKIRAMVSV is encoded by the coding sequence ATGACGGAGAATCTGCTTTTACAATACATTAAAGATAGCAAACAATATCCTCTTTTATCAGCCGAGCAAGAAGCAGAATTAGCCGATGAGGTAAAAAAAGGCAATGCAGAGGCAGTAGAGACTCTTATTACATCAAATTTGAGGCTTGTAATAAAAATGGCTAAAAAGTTCAGCTCAAATGAAAACCAAATTTTAGAGCTCATTCAAGAAGGCAATATGGGACTAATGAAAGCGGCCTCTAAATTTTCAAAATCATTTAAAGTCCGTTTTTCAAGCTATGCAGCTTGGTGGATAAAACAATCTTTTATAAGATACTTAAATTCTTCCGACAAAGTTATAAAACTCCCTGTAAGAAAAGAAGCCTTAATTCGGCAAGTACACAAAGAAGAAGAAAATTATAGAATAAAATACGGAATTTCACCTTCTTATAGCCAGCTTGCAGAAATAATGAAAGAAAAAGTAGATATTATCGCTCAGATAAAATCGTTTAATTATACAGATATATGCAGTTTAGACGATCCGGTTGATAACGAAAGATCGGCAAACCTGTATGATTTTATTCCATGTAATACCTATAACCCGGAAGAAGAGTTTATAGATAATGAATTCAAAGAAAAATTAAATAAGTGTTTGGAAATACTTAATGACCGCGAAAAAGATGTTTTAAGAAACAGATACGGCCTTGACGGCACTATGACATCAGCCACCTTTGCCGTCTTAGGAAAAAAATATTCAATCTCGGCTGAATCCATCCGTCAAACCCAGCTGAGAGCCATAAAAAAATTAAGAGCCGATACAAATAAGATTAGAGCAATGGTCTCGGTATAG
- a CDS encoding peptidase U32 family protein → MNIELLAPAGNTEALDAAVNEGADAVYLGLKTFNARMRSSNFAWSQFEAAVDSLHKRNKKVYVTVNTVLTEEETEKMYRFLKYLDSVSPDGIIVQDLGIVQMAKTHFPKLKLHASTQMNIASAKAANALSRFGISRVVLARELSLKEIEAVNLNTSCELEVFVHGALCVCQSGLCMFSSYLGGKSANRGMCAQACRRLYTAHTPQGDKDGYYFSPHDLQLIDYVPDLIKAGVSSFKIEGRMKSAEYVGTVVSAYRHVIDNWEKNKKEAVETGRRILAGDFARKKTSFLFVSAKAEEILNPNQAGGTGIFLGTIDKTAQFKIKEVEGKTKEEPMRKVHYVLLKGGSYTPDFGDSIRLHTKDDRGRESWKIQDIRIEKASSKKSGSAEKVWIQVPADFGIGDSVYLLQTKSMSKRYTPVLPKTLSPFRKRPGDDKLPELKLYPEGNASGNEDVKAGAKNKQDDKRAKKILSKSNIDIFPDGFYVQVSSVNSLHTILSDKPMRVIINLNEDTREALAGTAKNSKPLPFSKREIFISLDPFMGQAESDELELYLMNLIEKGYTQFVINNPAHITMLKNKNLNLVAGPYLYSFNRWAVKWLQENNILKFISPIENSQKNLEEVYAPGMRKQVLIPVFAYPALFRMRFTLPKTYDFLYFSDKQGEAFKTFSTPSASFVLPEKPFSITDRIGSLEKKGFDKFLLDFSHTEIERSEYRHIVNSCRKGIFLEDTSRFNWKEGFYDPVKIEARKQK, encoded by the coding sequence ATGAACATAGAACTTTTAGCTCCGGCAGGGAATACTGAGGCCCTTGATGCTGCCGTAAACGAAGGAGCCGATGCCGTATATTTAGGCTTAAAAACTTTTAATGCGCGAATGCGTTCCTCCAATTTTGCATGGAGCCAATTTGAGGCAGCCGTAGACAGCCTTCACAAGCGGAATAAAAAGGTCTATGTTACCGTTAATACGGTTTTAACCGAAGAAGAAACCGAAAAAATGTACCGCTTTTTAAAATACCTTGACTCCGTTTCTCCCGACGGCATCATCGTTCAAGATTTGGGCATAGTTCAAATGGCTAAAACACACTTTCCAAAATTAAAGCTTCACGCCTCAACCCAGATGAATATAGCCTCGGCCAAGGCTGCAAATGCTTTAAGCCGATTCGGAATATCAAGAGTCGTTTTAGCGAGAGAGCTTTCATTAAAAGAAATCGAAGCGGTCAACTTAAATACCTCCTGCGAGCTTGAGGTTTTTGTGCACGGAGCCCTCTGCGTCTGCCAATCGGGGCTTTGTATGTTTTCTTCCTACCTTGGAGGAAAATCGGCGAACCGAGGAATGTGTGCCCAAGCCTGCCGAAGACTTTACACGGCCCACACACCTCAAGGCGACAAAGACGGCTATTATTTTTCTCCCCATGACTTGCAGCTTATCGATTATGTTCCCGACCTTATAAAAGCGGGAGTTTCCTCCTTTAAAATTGAAGGAAGAATGAAGAGTGCAGAATATGTAGGAACGGTAGTTTCAGCCTACCGCCATGTAATCGACAACTGGGAAAAGAATAAAAAGGAAGCTGTCGAAACAGGCCGCCGCATTCTAGCCGGAGACTTTGCCAGAAAAAAGACGAGCTTTTTATTTGTTTCGGCAAAGGCTGAGGAAATATTAAACCCGAATCAGGCGGGCGGCACCGGTATTTTTTTAGGAACGATAGACAAAACCGCCCAATTTAAGATTAAAGAAGTTGAAGGGAAAACAAAAGAAGAGCCCATGCGCAAGGTTCACTATGTGCTTTTAAAGGGCGGCTCCTATACTCCCGATTTCGGGGATTCGATTCGGCTTCATACAAAGGATGACCGCGGAAGAGAAAGCTGGAAAATTCAAGATATAAGGATTGAAAAAGCCTCTTCAAAAAAATCAGGTTCGGCCGAAAAAGTATGGATTCAGGTCCCTGCCGATTTCGGAATAGGTGACAGCGTTTACCTTTTGCAAACTAAAAGTATGAGTAAGCGTTATACTCCGGTGCTGCCCAAAACTTTGAGTCCTTTTAGAAAAAGGCCCGGAGACGACAAGCTTCCCGAACTTAAACTCTATCCCGAAGGGAATGCTTCCGGTAATGAGGATGTAAAGGCAGGAGCAAAAAACAAACAGGACGACAAGCGGGCTAAAAAAATTTTGAGTAAATCCAATATCGATATTTTTCCTGACGGCTTCTATGTCCAAGTATCTTCTGTAAACAGTCTCCACACCATTCTTTCCGACAAACCCATGCGGGTCATTATAAACCTAAATGAAGATACTAGAGAAGCCCTAGCCGGTACGGCAAAAAACAGCAAACCTCTTCCTTTCTCAAAACGGGAAATCTTTATTTCACTTGACCCTTTTATGGGGCAAGCCGAAAGCGATGAGCTTGAACTCTATCTTATGAACCTCATCGAAAAAGGGTATACTCAATTTGTAATCAATAATCCTGCTCATATTACAATGCTGAAAAATAAAAATTTAAACCTTGTTGCAGGCCCCTATCTTTACAGCTTTAACCGCTGGGCAGTAAAATGGCTCCAAGAAAATAATATTTTAAAGTTTATATCCCCAATCGAAAACTCTCAAAAAAACCTTGAAGAGGTTTATGCTCCCGGCATGAGAAAACAGGTTTTAATTCCGGTTTTTGCCTATCCAGCCCTCTTTAGGATGAGATTTACGCTTCCAAAAACTTATGATTTTTTATATTTTTCCGATAAACAAGGAGAGGCCTTCAAGACTTTTTCAACACCGTCTGCTTCATTTGTGCTGCCGGAAAAACCTTTTTCGATAACCGACCGCATCGGCTCTTTGGAAAAAAAAGGCTTTGATAAATTCCTTCTTGATTTTTCTCACACGGAAATCGAACGCAGTGAGTACAGACACATTGTAAACTCATGCAGGAAGGGAATTTTTCTCGAAGATACTTCACGCTTCAACTGGAAAGAAGGCTTTTATGACCCTGTAAAAATTGAGGCAAGAAAACAAAAGTAA